In the genome of Urocitellus parryii isolate mUroPar1 chromosome 7, mUroPar1.hap1, whole genome shotgun sequence, the window ccaaataaatttaagagcAAGATCTGTGACACCCTCCTCTATACCGGGTGTCCTGGCTCAGTGAATGGTCCCGAATCGTCTATAGCAAAATCACTCAATTTACATCCTTTCCATCTCCCAAACACAGCTGATCAGCAACCAACTCCTGCTGAGTCTGCCACCATCTGCCATTTGTGCTCTCCATACCTTTACTACTTACACTACTTCCATGTCTTCCTTCAATCTCTATCCTCCTTCACCTCCCTCCTCACTATCATCACATGTAAATTTCTAAAGCCTAAATCTAGCCCACAGTACTTCTAATTAAAACCTttcaatagctttttttttttaagttgtcaatgtatctttatttatatgctgtgctaagaatcaaacccagtgcctcacgcatgctaggcaagtgctctgccactgagccacaatcccagccctacttcAATggctgtctttttttaaaaaaaaaatatttattttttagttgtagttggacacaatacattttatttaattatttatttttaatgtggtactgaggatcgatcccagggcttgcacatgcaaggcgagtgctctactgctgagccacaaccccaccacTTCAATAGCTTTTGACTGCTTAGATCCTTTCAACTTCAGGGCAGAGCAACATGTTTATTACTGGTAAACAGCAACACACGCACACTCCAACCTTGACTTGAGAGGATTCAGGATTATCTACATAGCATcatcattctcattttaaattataatagactttcttttttatttatttttttagttctcggcagatacaacatctttgtttgcatgtggtgctgaggatcgaacccgggccgcatgcgtGCCatgcgagtgcactaccgcttgagccacatccccaggcctataaTAGACTTTCTTATTTGAAGACAAAGGGTTGGTAGCACAGAAGGTGGTCTGTGTGCTATGGGCAGTTCAGGACCACTGTTATCTCTGATCAAGCCCTTCAGTCACACTGACAAAAGCTGTACTTTTCTTCATGCTAAGTCTTTTTTTGGGAATTAAGATCTCTGAGGGTTTACAGGAATGTATGACACACACAAATAACAGCACATACTTtgcagtggggtgggggggagataACATTCGGCTATTCCTTACTGCATATAACCCTTGTAGCCTTCTGAGATCTGATCCAGCTACTTGCTGCTCTTACACTCACTGCCTGCCTCTAGCACCCTATCCTTACATCCTCCAGACCAAGCCTCTTACAGATCCCTGAAGGGGTCACTTTCTATACTTCCAAGCCTTTCCTTGATAGTGCTCACCACCCCCTTAGAGCCCACCCTGCACCCTGTGAACTGCTGTACTTGATTGCTTTTGTTTGAGTCTATGTTTATTATTCTGCTTAGACTAAGGATCAGATTAGGCCCAGGATCCATCCATTTGTGACCTCCTAGACAGTGGGTTCCTAGACATTAGAGAACCAACCTAATTCATCTGCAGGGCTCAACACAGTGCCTGAAACACAGGTACTCATCAAGGGAAGGCTGACAAATTACTGTGTTGTCATGAACTGATTACATATAGACTCTCCCTCTGGAGCATCTTTAGAAAGCTGTCAAAGTTCCATAGGTGTTAGATGCATCCCAGATGCCCCAATCAACTCACCACCCATATTCATGCCCTCTTCATCCAGGTCCTGTCCACTGTCATAACGAGTTTTTTTCTTGGGATCAGAGAGGATGGTAAAGGCCTCTCCAACTTCCTTgaatttcttctcctcttctttctgaaCCTCGGCACTGGCTCCACTGTGCCGatctaaaaggaacaaaactCAGATGAAATTAAAGTCTcaagaaaacaaagtttaaaagaaaagaccacttcatcatttctgattttggACTCTGGTTCTGGAACCCCCTTATTCCTACTCAAGACGCTCTCAAGGTGCCCCCAGGACGGAGCAAGGTTGTGTGCCTGCCTGTAGGGTTCTTCCCAGCATGCCCCTCTCCCACAAGCTCTAACCTGGATGGTGCATCAAGGCCCGTTTCCGATATGCTTTCTTGATCTCATCCTCAGAGGCATTCTTGTCCACTCCCAGAATCTTGTAGTAATCTTTCCTCTTACTCTTCTTCAGTTCCAGTTGTGCATTTTTTAGGAGCTGTTTGTGTTCTGAAGGGAGACATGTGGCATCAATAGACAAATGTGATTCTGGTTTCCCTTTCCAGGTCCCAGCCCAGCTGCCTTGGAAATAGAAGACTTAATTATACCAGGGGTTTTAGGATGTTTTCTTTTTGGAAACTAAGAAAAATCTCAAActgggctggggtagtggctcagtggtagagtgctcgcccagcatgcacgaggcactgggttcgatcctcagcacacataaatgtaaaataaagatattgtgtccacctaaaactaaaaaataaatattaaaaaaaagaaaaagaaaaatcttaaacttAGGTTCCTCACAATAGCTTCACCACacagaaaaagaagtgaaagtaACAAGGAAGGGTTGGGACCAAAACATAGGTGCCCAAGCCCCCAACCAGGAAGGACCTCTGTTCACTTCCTCCTGGTGGAGGTTAAAATAAGCTCCACATACACCCCTGAGGCAGGAATCAAACAGCCTTGTGTCTATGTTTTAGGGCCTATAAATAAGACCACATAGTtgacaaagaaacaaatgctCTGTACCAGGTTACCTTTTGTTTTCTCCGTCTGATACACTTTTTCATAGTCCCGCACTGCTTCTTCATACTGCTCTGTGTCCATGTAACTGAGAAGGAAGTACAGGGCAATAGTGCTCAGACATAGATAGCAATGGTCTCTAGGGGAAAAGGCATGGCTCAAGCAAGAGACACACACTTTGGCAAGATACTTCATGAAACAGAGTccttaatctaaaaaaaaaaaaaaaaaaaatttagctatCAGTTcctcagagaaaaaaatgaggccTCATGGCACTTGCACCCAACCAGCAAAGTGATGCTCTACTCTGAGTGGACAGTAATCAAGGGGAAAAGGTCCTCATGACACAGAGCCACCCAAGACGCAGAAGGACTGCTGTAGGAAAGGCAAGGAGAAGGCCCAGTTGATTACTCAGAGCTAAAACACACATGAGAAAGAATCtaagtgaggaaaaaaagaatatgaaagagcTTTGAAATCTTCGTGCCATAAACATGCAGGGCTAGCTCTGATCCAGGGCAGAAGTGGGATTAGTGAGCCTCTAGTAGGATCAAGTCCAAGGTGATAGCTGCTGGCAAATGCTTCCATAACACCAGTCAATCTGAGAGATGGAAGTCAAGTGACAGAAAAGGAAACTCTAAACACAAGTTTGcttctacttcaatagcaaacaagaAAAGAAGGGCCTCCGGGCCTCGATGGGAAGAATCTAACTTAATAGGCAGACTGCCAgctcttttatctttttcatgGAAGCAAGTGGCATTTTCCATGTCCTGATAAGGTCACCAGCACCAAGACTCGCCTCTCAATCTAACAGACTGTGGCAGTTGTTCCAGAGACACACCAGCAGCTGGGCAATGGGAAGAAATCATGCAGTGCAATTTGTGCTGCTCAACAAGAGACATGTACTACTACTACCCAAGCACATCTTGCAATCACGGGAGACCTCCACTCGCCTTGGAGGCCAGGGCAGGGAACCTCATAACAACATGGCTGGCCAAAAGAGCTCAACATCTCAGGCATCTCTGATTTTCAGGAAACATCTTGATTCAAGACCTTAAAAAACCAAAGCCATGCTAAGTATGTTGGCACACACCAATGATCTCAGTTACTCAGGAAActaaaaccctaagcaacttagtgtgctcctgtctcaaaataaaaaataaaaagggctgaggatatacctcagtggcagagcactctggattcaatcctcattcCTGCatacaaacaatcaaaaacaacaaacaccCAATGATTGGCGAAAACGGTATAAATGCTACTTAAAGAGCTCAGAGAAATAATTTGCAGAATGAagtgtaatataatttgaaataaaagtaaaagaaaaccgAGAACTGACACAGTCTTGGGTGTAGAGTACTCTGACAAATAAGTAACCCTGATGACTTTTTAGGCCCAGACATAACATATTGAACAGTCATACTACAGAGATTTACATTTTAtgtcacactttttaaaattcaataataacctcatatttaaagttttttaaatgtgggaaaaaagtagaaaagtaaaTAAGCCTTTAGTGGAAAAGAGAGAACTCTCACTTATGATCAGGTATGTAGCAAACATCTAGCATCTCCCCAATTTAAGGGTAAATTGAGACAGAATGGGATAATGGTTAGGCCTCTGGTAAAGTTTTAGCCTGAGCTAATTTTAGTTATGTCCAAACAATCCCAGCTGATTGAGGGGTTTGCTGTCAAGTAGTAACTATGCCAATAGTGCATGCTCTCCCCATGGTAAAATCTCAAAGGCAAAGCCACTCCAAGGACAGTTCTACCACAAAGATAAGGAGCTATCTGATCAAAGTGATACCGGATTTCTTATTATTGAATGTatacatacaaaaaagaaaataatccttCATTTCATTCTCTAACAAATCAAGAATTCACCGCTCTCCTTCCATTCCCTATTCAAACACTGTAAAGCACTACCTTGGGTCAATACAGAGTCAACTATCCAGCCAACCCCTTCCCACTAgatattctccttttctttttcactattttacattaaaatgcaGTGAACAACTTCCTGTATAAAGTATTTTGTGTCTGTTAAAACAACTCTTTTGTTGGGTCAAAGGGCACTTTTTGTCTTCCAAAGCTTCTGCTTTTGTCTGCCACCAAAATGCAGAAGATGCAATGAGGGCTGGTTTTTATAGTCTCTAAGTCCATGGAATTAGATTTTTGGATTTAGTCATCCACTTAAAAATTCATtaacctccccaccccccacacacacacaaatggcatcagttttcttattttaagtgcAGCAATTTTGGGAAAATGAAAGGGAGGTAGTCTGCAAGGCATCCTGTACCAGTGACGACAAGGGGAAGTTAAAATAGTGACTCATGAGGCATCACAACAGCACCTGTTCTTTGGATCTGACAGTTTATAATAAGGAATGGAGTAGGTGTTGGAAGACTGGCATAAAACAAATATGTCTCCCTTTAGACTCTTTAAAGACATAAATTCTTCTCTGCTTAGGGAATAATATGATGCaagaagaaatgattttatttatttatttggtcctggggattgaacccaggggcacttaaccactgagcgacacccccagttctttttactttttgagacagggtctcgctaagttgctgaagttggccttgaacgtatgatcctcttgcctcagcctcccaagttgctgggattaacaggcatgtaccaccatacccagccagaagaaataatttctgagaGGTCCATCCTAGCCTCTGGTGGGTTCATAAAAAGATGCAGAAGAAAGCCGGAAAGCACCCAGCCTCTGGGACAAATGAGGGCACTGGACCTGGCAGGCATAATCTAGGTTCATAAATCACCTTGTCAGGGAGTCCTCTCTGCTTAAAACACCCAGCAGACTACCCATTCAAGGATATTTCAAAAGGAGGTTCCTTATACTGCTGAGAGACTGAGCCAGATTAAGCCCCTTTCAACCCTAAGATTGTTTTCCCTCAACCAGAACAAAGAGGGTAAATACAATCTTCAACTGTCTGAGATACTTTTATTCCTCTCTTCCAAGCACCACACATTCATTTCAACAAAAAACATTTAATGGGTGAGCacctatgtgccaagcactgtgctaagtTAGAGCAAAAGTGTACAATACAAAATAAACTCTCCAAAGGAAATGGATTTAAACTTTTAACAAAAAGGAATTTGGGTCAGGCATCAGAAGAAACTTACTGACCGTGAGGGGCGTTAGACACAGGCATGGGAGACTGAGGGAGCTTGTGCAATCTCCTCCGCTGGAGGTCTATAAAGATAGTCTAGGGCTGGAACAATCCCACCTAGAGGCAGGGGGAAGGACCAAATGACCTCACAACATCCCCGGGTCTGCTTCATCATCCACAATGCAGTGCCCCTGGTAGGCCAGTGGCAActccctcttcccccaccctccagaggcacttaccactgagctcttcTCAAGTAGGCTTTTATATATGTGTCATCGAGCTTCACTGCATGTGTGCAGTCTTCTATTGCATCATCTAGTTTCCTAAgcttcaggagagagagagcagtcATACTTCACATCTTTGGTGACCAAGGGAGCCCAAAAGCTGTGAGCATGGCTTAAAAATTCTAAGAGGGCAACTCAATGCCGGACCCCTAACTGTCACACTAGGTTTTGTTTGTGAATAAGTATTCTTGGTCACTGAAAAAGCCATTATCTCAGAAGGCTAAGGATACCAAATTTGGAATTGGTTTCAATACTATGTGATGCAAACCAAGTATTTATCTGAAATGATAAACCACTTCTACCACTCCACATCAGTATCCAACCAAACATGGAAAACAGGAGGGATGGTTCCTGCCCTCTACTTTTTCAGAGGCcaatagaaaaaagaaggaatgactgtggttttgtttttgttgttgttgttgttgttttggtggtactggggatagaacccagggcactgagttacatccccagcccctcctttttttgatattggagattgaacccagaggtgtttaatcactgagttatattcccaaccagttttactttttgagacagggtcttggtaagttgcttagggtctcactaaattgctcaggctggctttgaacttggaatcttcctgcctcagcctcctgtatcactgagattataggcgtatgccatgccactgcacccagctatgactacagtttaaattttttttttaagttatcaatggatatctatctatctatctatctatctatctatctatctatctatctatggtgctgggaatcaaacctagtgcctcacatgccagggaagtgctctacctctgagccacaaccccatcctccTATGACTGCAATTTTAAACTACTAGAAGTCTGCCAAGAGCAAGACGCCTACTTATGCTGTAAAGGGTCTCAGGAATACTCAGGTCATTTTCAATCATACATGGTTACCAGAGTCACAGTAGAGGAAAAATCTACTTCTTCATATTCCCATTTCCTCCAAATcactccccccaaaataaatgatCTCTTGCTTAAGCAAAAAGAAGCAGTAATACTTGCTTAAAATTATCCCAAACCCCTAGCCATTCTCTTCCTGAAGGAAAGATACCTTGAGAAAGAACAGGTGGGAATATCCTCCCAAACTGTTTTTAAAGTACCTCTAAACTCGGAATATCCTCCCAAACTGTTTTTAAAGTACCTCTAAACTCGACAGAAAAGATAAAAGCTTGCCTTTCAGAAGATAGATCCTAACAAGCTGAGATACTTTTCCAAAACATCCTTCCCTCTTTTAGCTGGTTTACCCTTATTGGGCAGATTTCCTAAGATCTCTTTGATATCCCTTAAAAAtatctccaggggctggggttgtggctcagtggtagagtgcttgcctagcatgtgcgaggccctgagttcgatcctcagcaccacatataaataaataagaaataaaggtattatgcccaactacaactaaaaaataaatatttatatatatcttcATATGTCCCAAGACCTAGACCAAGTACTTACCTTGGAATTAACCGTACCCCGATTACAGTAGagtttagcatttgtttttatattgttgGGGTCTATCCCGAGGGCTTCTGTGTACAGTTCATATGCTAGCTTGTAATTTCCTTCCTTAAATGCtttatttccatcttctttctttgctttgagTGCTTTCGCATTCTAGAGATGAACAAGGCGAGGTCagttcacagccagaaaacctcTGATCACTGCACAGTGAGGACAGAATCTAGTCTCAATTTCTGGATCCCAGGGTTTAGCATCCCACAACAGCCTCTACGGCTACCGCTTGGACTACTTGTTCACTGGTGCTTCCAGTACAGTGCACAGGGTAAACCAAGATTTGAAAAACACCACTAGTGAGAACTGTTGCCCAGGTTTAAATTTCCCAGAGTAAAGagttactaattaaaaaaaaaaaaaaaaaaaaattattttttcaaggggaaccggggattgaacccaggggcactcaaccattgagccacatccctagccctatactatattttatttagacacaaggtctcactgagttgcttagtgcctcactttttgctgaggctgactttgaactcatgatcctcctgcctcggcttcctgagccactgggattacaggcatgcgccaccacgcctgcCAAGAATTACTAACTTCTTTACTaaggagaaaaggaacaaaacaaaaactaaacttaGATGTTAAAAGGATCTGACCCATATAATCAAACTTACctttaagtaaataaaagtagTCCTGAAATAATTTCTATGAAAAGATCAAGCATCGTTATAAAGCAGTAAAGAGGGGCTATCACATTCCTTGTGATTTAAACATGTACTCCAACCATCTAAAAAGTGAAAGGAAGTTTTCTTTCCCATCCAGATTAGCATGCCTAGAACTTACTCTGCAAGCAACGCAAGCCTTCTCATGGTCAGGAGCCATCCTGAGAGCCTGTACAAAAAACTGAACCGCCTTCTCAATACAATCTTCATAATAAAGGCAAAGACCCCGTACATACAGAGCATCTGCATTGGTGGAATCCATTCGTAAAATGTCACTGCAAAAGCCAGAAAGAGTCACGTTTAGCTGTGGTTTGGAATATTCTGACCATTTACTACAATTTGTggccatttttttccttatcacaTATCTATTATTAAACGTATTAAAATGTAAAGCTGTTATTATtgaactggaaatatttttatatttatattttgtagttggacacaataactttattctatttatttatttatttggtgctgaggatcaaacacagggccttgcacatgcgaggcgagcgctctaccactgagctacaaccccagcccttgaactggaaatattttaatgtaaggAACAAAGTCTGGTGGTCCATTTTCAAAATAGAGTATTCAGCCTTAAGTGGATTcaattgtagccattttaattatagtcctcccctctgcctgccctaattttaaaattagccaatcgtGTAGACTGTATCCCTGAGACCTCCAATCAGGATGAAGAGCAGCCCTGTATTAGGTATATAAATAGGTGGACTGCCTACCCAGGCTTGCTTGCTAGCTAGATTCTATAGCACTCCATTCTGTCAGAAGTAAGTTTGCcttgcgcgcgcgcacgcacacacacgcgcacacacacacacacacaaaaaaaactttttaaaatgtagtcaaGATTCCCAAGAACTCTCCCCAAATCTTGCCAAATAGAccaccatattctttttttttgggggggggtgggtgccagagattgaatccaggggtgctcaatcaacactgagccacatccccagcccttttttaatattttatttagagacagggtctcactgagttgcttcgggccttgctaagctgctgactttgaactcatgatccccttgtctcagccttccaaattacaggtgtgccaccacacccagtttatatTCATCTTTAATACAActctcacacttttttttttttgtgtggtgctgggattaaaTCGTAAGTCTTGCACACAATGggcaaacactaccactgagctacatcccagcccaacgcatttcttttctttttttttctgggatactggggactaaactcaggggtatttaaccactgagctacatccccaaccctttttattttgagacaaattctcactgaattgcttagggcttcattaaattgctgaggctggcctcaaacttgcaatccttctatctTAGCCTCCAGAATCgttggtattataggcatgcactactgtgcccagcatcAATGCATTTCTGTCTCACAATTCTTTTTAAACTAGAACAGGGGTTAGCAAACTAAAGACGACAGAGGGCAAATCCTTTCTACCACTGTGTTCTTTTCCTGCTTCTCctttttttgtaatggggattaaacccagggccttgtgcacgccaAGAAAAACCTGTGTTCTACATACCCCAGCCCCACTGCCACTggctttttttggtgtgtgtgtgatgctggggatttaacccaggaccttgtgcatgcaaagcaagcagtctaccagatgagctacatccccagccccttgactttttttttttaattgtcaagaaaaattacttaaaaaataaagagattaaagAGTTgggttttagggctggggatgtggctcaagcggtagcgcgctcgcctggcatgcgtgcggcccaggttccatcctcagcaccacatacaaataaagatgttttgtctgccgaaaactaaaaaataaattaaaaaaaaaagagttgggttttaggactggggttgtggttcagcggtagagcagtAGCCTGGAAatgtttgaggccctgagttcaatcctcagccccacaaataaataaagtagaaaacccactggtaactaaaaaataaaaatagttgggTTTTATGTCCTTTCAGTGCCACtgacttttgtaaataaaatattactggaACATAGCTGTACCTATTCATGCATGTATtatctatggctgcttttgtACTATGATAGATGAGTCCTTTCAGAGACCTTATGGCCTGCAAAGACAAATATTCACTATCTGGCCTTTATAGAGTTTGCCAACCCCTGGAGTAGAAGGAAAAGGATTATGTTAAAACAAAGCAaacccggggctggggatgtggctcaagcagtagtgtactctcctggcatgcgtgcggcccgggttcaatcctcagcaccacatacaaacaaagatgttgtgtccgccgaaaaactaaaaaataaatattaaaattctctctctttctctaaaaaaaaaaaaaaaaaaaaaagataacctgacttaaaaaaacaacaacaacaaagcaaaccCCAAAATTCACATAATACAATCTGTTCTTTCACATACCCAGCTCAAATACCTGTTATACTACTATATCCTATATACTTTATGGATTTTCTAATTTGGTCTAATCTTTGGCTTTATGCACTAGGAAGGTCTGATCAGCCCTAGCTGGCATACCCACAATTCCTGTTATAAAGAGCAACCAGCCAACATCAGTTCAGTAGTATCTGGCAGCTCAATTCTGAAATGGCCTCACTGCATACCTGGCTACAGACTGTGCTTCTGGATATCGACCCAGCATTGCTAAACATTCTGCTTTGAGGATTTTGAAGCGATGGCAAGCAGGGGCAAATTCTAGGGCACGGTCCATGCAGAAAACAACCTATAGGGAAGAAGAAAGTAAATGAGGCCCTTCATCTTAGACTCTAGAAATGTCTTTAACTTTATAGTTTAATCACAGCAACATATTAAAAGCTCAAAGAAGTTCCCAGGATCCACTGTTGAGCAAAAAAGTAATatcaaagtttatttatttttcttttgtgatgctggagactgaacccacatttgcttggcaagcactctaccactaagctacacccctagccaGCTTGAAGTTTAAAAACATACCTAATTCATTCAATCAAAGTATTGAAAAGAGGAGAGCAGTTAATAGCTCTCATTTAATGTCAatagcaaacatttactgagcactttaCATATTAACCCGTTTTATCCTtacaattttttgggggggagggtattggggattgaacctagaggtgctttactactgggcaaatccccaaccctattttgttttatattttgagacagggtcccacaaaattgcttagggcattgctaaattgctgaggctggtctcaaatttgtgatcttcctcctcagcctcccaagtcactgggattataagcatgcgccaccactcctggctcctcataattttataaagtaagtTAGTATCATAATCTTTAATGGTAAGACAGTTAAGAAACAGAGAGCTAATGTTCAAGGTTACCAAAGCTAGTAGATGATTATAAATAGGAGTCAGTTTTAAAGATATCCTAGGACTCCAGAATCTATAGCCTTACTCACTATGCTAAGCTGCCTCCAGTGAATCCAAACCCAAAGTGACTTTGATCAAAAGCCACCTTTTCCtcacaaatataattatttactaCTTTGTATAATTCATCAGGCTTAGCCTATCAACCACAAAACAAGGAACAGCAATAATAATCCAGCTGGAGactgtggctcacacctgtaatcctagtgatcagggaggctaaggtaggaggatcacaagtttgaggccaggctcagcaatttagtgaatccCCAAAACTTTTCAAGgacccaagcaacttagtgagaccctttctcaaaataaaaaaaggctggggatgaagctcaatggtagtgtttgcctagcatgtttgaggtcctgggttcaatctccagtctttctttctctctctctctctctctctctctctctctctctctctctctctctcacacacacacacacacacaattaagcTGGGATTAATTTATTCTCCCAGCCTCATAAAGGGTCTCAATATattcctcttttctgtttttagaagTTTGTTCTCTTAGCTTTCATTTTTGGCATAGCTGCTATTTCTGGAAGATTCTCCCTGAGAAAAATTGACTCAAAGAAGAATTTTAGAATTAAGGGATTCCCATTCCCTCCAAGAACTTGATTATACCCATCAAGATAGATGCAGTCTGAAAAGTTACAAATAGAGATAACTCAAATTACATCAACACAAACATTCATATAATGGCATACTATGGAGTTCTGAAAGAGAATGAAGTTTTCCgtgtactactatggaaagattTCTAAGAGCTActcaatgggggaaaaaaggtagAGAATTATGAATGACACCTTTcatgcaaaaaaagaagaaaactaagaatTTATGTACAACAAAATGTAggagagggactggggttgtggctcagtggcaaagcgcttcctagcatgtgtgaggcagtggggtCGAtcccaccacatataaataaataaaaaataaaggtacatcaacaattaaaaaaaaaaaaagtagaagagcttaggatgtagctcagtggcagaccatCTGATGGGCaagcacaagtccctgggtttgatactgaagaccaccaacaaaaacaaaaaggagaccCAAGAACAATGGATAGGGATTGGGGGcttagctgagtggtagagcacttgattagcatgtgcaaagccctggactTGATCCCCACCCAGCACTGGGAGGGGGAGAGCAATAGATAACTGAGTGGGGAGAGAATGGGGCAAACAGAAGGCGAGTTTAAAGGGACACTCATCCTGAATACTTTTTTATACTTTCTAGTTTTTGAACCATGAATGGTAccaattaaaaaactgaaattaagggttggggatataattcagcatccacaaggcactaggttcaattcccagtattacaagaaaagagagaagaagaaattaaaaaacatggGCAGCAGGTCAACACTATGTTCACCAAACTTTCTACAGCAGCAACACAGCAGTAACAGGCATGTCTCTCCTTCAGTGGCCTAGATTACTTTCCTGGAAATTCTAAGGACAAT includes:
- the Dnajc7 gene encoding dnaJ homolog subfamily C member 7: MAAAAECDVVMAATEPELLDDEEAKREAECFKEQGNAYYAKKDYNEAYNYYTKAIDMCPKNASYYGNRAATLMMLGRFREALGDAQQSVRLDDSFVRGHLREGKCHLSLGNAMAACRSFQRALELDHKNAQAQQEFKNANAVMEYEKIAEMDFEKRDFRKVVFCMDRALEFAPACHRFKILKAECLAMLGRYPEAQSVASDILRMDSTNADALYVRGLCLYYEDCIEKAVQFFVQALRMAPDHEKACVACRNAKALKAKKEDGNKAFKEGNYKLAYELYTEALGIDPNNIKTNAKLYCNRGTVNSKLRKLDDAIEDCTHAVKLDDTYIKAYLRRAQCYMDTEQYEEAVRDYEKVYQTEKTKEHKQLLKNAQLELKKSKRKDYYKILGVDKNASEDEIKKAYRKRALMHHPDRHSGASAEVQKEEEKKFKEVGEAFTILSDPKKKTRYDSGQDLDEEGMNMGDFDANNIFKAFFGGPGGFSFEASGPGNFFFQFG